The sequence ATTGCTCCCTGGCATCGTCCAGCATGGCGTACGTCTTCCCGACACCGGCGGCATAACCGAAGAAGATTTTGAGCTTGCCGGTCCTTGTGCCCGGCTCGGAAGGCATATCCTTCAACAGTTCATCGGGGTCCGGGCGTTCGTCCTGATAAGATAACATGGTACACCGCCTTTAGAAGAAACGGCTGCGCCGTCCTCTAAAAGAGGACGGCATACGGATAGAGGCCTTCACCGTTTCCCGCAGATTTTAGAAGAGCCGCAGGCTTTAAGCTGCCCTCGTCAATCAGATCAGAGCAGACCGTCCAGCGCCAGATTAACCTTCAGCACATTTACCGCCGGTTCGCCAAAGACGCCGAGAAAGCGGGCCGTTGTATACTTGTCGATCATTTCATTCACCGTCTTCACGGGGATGCCTCTTGCCCGGGCGATGCGGGCGGCCTGATACTTAGCGGCTGCCGGCGACAGGTTGGGATCGACGCCGCTGCCGGACGCGGTCACAAGTTCGGCGGGAATATCCTGCTTATTCACCGGGTCGAGACTGCCCCACCAGGCCGCTCTCTCCCGAACCTTGCCCTGCTGCTCGCCGCTTGTCGGCGACAGGTTGCTGACGCCCATCGGTCTGCCGATTAAATACCGGACTTCCGTGAAGGGCTGACCGATCAGCGCCGAGCCCAACGTACGGGAGGCGCCGTCTTTTAATTTTACCGTGATCAGACTGCCGTTCGCCTGGCTTGGCATAAGCGACTGAGACAAAGCCGTAATGACTCCAGGATAAATTATACCGCATAGCACGGTCATAACAATGAAGCTTAACAGGGCGGGACGCAATATTTTGAAGCTGCGTTTCATATTCATTCACCTCATGCGAGACCGCAAGCGGTCAGAAGTAGATCAATCAGCTTAATGGCGGCGAACGGCGCGGCTATACCTCCGAGACCGTAGATCCAAATATTTCGTTGCAGCAGTTTCCGGGCGGGCATTTCCTTGTACTTGACCCCTTTGAGGGAAAGGGGAATAAGCAGGATGATAATAACCGCATTATAGATAATGGCTGATAAAATGGAGCTTTTAGCGCTGCTAAGCCCCATGACGTTCAGCGCCGTAAGCTGCGGATAGATGCCGAAGAACAGCACGGGAATAATGGCAAAATATTTGGCGACGTCATTGGCTACGCTGAAGGTGGTCAGCGCCCCCCGGGTCATGAGAAGCTGCTTGCCTATCCGCACAATCTCAATCAGCTTGGTCGGATTGGAATCGAGATCGACCATATTCCCGGCCTCCTTGGCCGCCTGCGTTCCCGTATTCATGGCAACCGCGACATCCGCCTGGGCGAGCGCTGGCGCATCGTTGGTTCCATCCCCGGTCATTGCCACCAGATGGCCCTTGGACTGATAATCGCGGATCAGCGCAAGCTTCGCTTCCGGCGTAGCCTCGGCCAGAAAATCATCCACGCCCGCCTCGGCTGCGATGGCGGCGGCCGTCATCGGATTGTCGCCGGTAATCATGATCGTCTTGATGCCCATCTTCCGCAGGTCGTCAAAGCGTTCTTTGACGCCGTTCTTGACGATGTCCTTCAAATGAACGACGCCGAGCACCCTGCCGTTCCGGGCCACAACCAGCGGAGTGCCTCCGGCGGTCGCCACCTGTTTTACAATCTCTTCACATTCCTGCGGGTAAACCCCGCCTTTCGCTTGAACGTAAGCCTTGACGGCGTCCGCCGCCCCTTTGCGAATCTCACTGCCCTGGTAATCGATGCCGCTCATTCTCGTCTTGGCCGTGAACTCCACGAATGTCGCGTTAAGCTTCGCCAAATCCCGGCCCCGTATGCCGAATCTCTCCTTAGCCAGAATGACGATGCTCCGTCCTTCCGGCGTCTCGTCCGCGAGCGAGGAAAGCTGGGCCGAATCGGCCAGCTCCTCTTCGGTCACGCCGGGGACCGGGATGAATTCGCTGGCCTGCCGGTTGCCAAGCGTAATCGTGCCCGTCTTGTCAAGCAGCAGCACGTCGACGTCACCGGCCGCTTCAATCGCCCGGCCGCTCATCGCCAGCACATTGGCCCGGTTCAACCGGCTCATGCCCGCGATCCCGATGGACGACAGCAGCGCGCCAATCGTGGTCGGCGCCAGACAAACGAGCAGCGCGATGATGTTGGTCAGCGATACGGGCGCGCCCGTTCCCGCCTGGCGGCTGGCGAAGGATGAGAACGGCAGCAGGGAAGCGCAGACGACCAGGAATATGATCGTCAAGCTGACGAGCAGGATTTGCAAGGCGATTTCATTCGGTGTTTTTTTGCGGGAGGCGCCTTCGACCATGGCGATCATTTTGTCCAGAAAGCTGTTCCCCGCTTCCGCCGTCACCCGGATGATGAGCCAGTCGGACACGACCGTCGTTCCGCCGGTTACCGCGCTGCGGTCGCCCCCGGATTCACGGATAACAGGCGCGGATTCGCCGGTGATCGCGCTCTCGTCAACCGAAGCCGCTCCCTCAATGACCTCACCGTCCATTGGAATTTGCTCCCCGGCTTCCACCAAGACGATATCGCCTTTCAGCAGCTTGTCGGACAGCACCTCCGTATATTCTTCGCGGTTTGCGGCGGACTTCAATTTCTTGGCTTTGACCTCTTTCCTTGCGCTGCGCAGGCTGTCTGCCTGCGCCCGGCCTCTCCCTTCCGCGATCGCCTCGGCAAAATTGGCGAACAGGACGGTAAACCAGAGAATCAGCGCAATCGCCAGCGTGTACCCGGCGGCTTCATCCCGAATCCCGGCAAAAGCCAGCAGATACAACAGTGTTGTAAACCAGGCTCCGGCGTAAACGACCAGCATCACCGGGTTTTTCACCTGAATGCGCGGCGACAGCTTCACGAAGGATTGACGGAGCGCATCATATAAAATAGACGGTTGTTTATTATTTTCTCCCATTGTTATCACACCTCTATATCAGCTTAAACCGCGGTTCGTAAAGTAATCGGCAATCGGTCCGAGTGCAAGTGCAGGCAAAAAACTGAGCGCGCCGATCAGCAAAATGATCGCAATCAGCAAAAAGGCAAACATTGCGCTGCTCGTGGACAGCGTGCCTTCGCCCGCCGCCACACTTTTCTTGCCGGACAGGCTGCCCGCCAGATAGATCACTCCCACCATCGGAATGTAGCGCACCATCAGCATAACGAGCCCGCCGACGATGTTGGTGAACGCATTATTCGCCGCATAGCCGCCGAAGGCGCTGCCGTTGTTGTTCCCAAGCGAAGTGAAGGCATACAGGATTTCCGAAAAGCCATGCGCGCCCGAATTGGTCAGCCACGTTCCTGCCTGCGGCATCAGCACGGCGGCTGCGGTTCCAAACAGCGTCAGCAGCGGCGGCGCCAGCACGATCAGGCAGACCATTTTCATCTCGAACGGCGCAATTTTTTTGCCCAGATACTCCGGCGTCCGCCCGACCATCAGCCCCGCGATAAATACGGTCAGAATCACGAAGGCGAGCATGCCGTACAGCCCGCTGCCCACGCCGCCGAACACGATTTCTCCCAGCTGCATCAGGAACAGCAGCAAGCCGCCCGCCAGCGGAGTAAAGCTGTCGTGCATCGCATTGACCGATCCGTTGGATGCCGCCGTAGTCGCCGCCGCCCAGAGTGCCGACGTTCCGACGCCGTGAACAACTTCTTTTCCCTCCATATTCCCTGAAGAGGCTACCCCATGTATCAAGGGCGCTCCGTACCATTCGCTGGCCGTAATTCCAACAAGACACAGGATGAACAGAATCAGCATTGCCGCGTAAATGACACGGCCCTGTCCCCGGTCCTTGACCGCCCTCCCGAACGACACGCATAACGAGGCGGGAATCAGCAAAATGGACAGCAGTTGAAGCAGGTTGGAGAACGCGGTCGGATTCTCAAGCGGAAACGCCGAGTTCATTCCGAAAAAGCCGCCGCCGTTCGTGCCGAGCTGCTTAATGGCGATCTGGCTTGCCGCCGGACCAAGCGGCACGATGCTTGCGGCACTGTTCTCCAGGTTCGTAACATGCGCATAAGGGGAGAGAGTCTGCACAACCCCTTGAGATACCAGCAGCAGCGCAAGGATAGCGGAAAGCGGAATCAGCACGTAGATATGAATGCGGACCATGTCTTTCCAGAAGTTCCCGACCGTCCCTTGAGATTTGCGGATAAAGCCCCGGATGAGAGCGAACAGCACCGCGATGCCCATCCCGGCAGACACAAAATTTTGCACCGTGAGCCCCAAGCTCTGTGTCAGATACGACAAAGCCGACTCGCCGGAATACGCCTGCCAGTTCGTATTGGTAACGAAGCTGACCGCCGTGTTGAACGCCAGATCCCAGCTCATGGCCTTCTGATGCTCCGGATTAAGCGGAAGCAGGCCCTGCGCCATCAGAAGCAGGAACAAAGCGATCAGACCGATTCCGCTAAAAATAAGCACCGCGCCCGTATATTGGCCCGGGCTCATATCATCGTCCTCTCTAACCCCGATGATCCGGTAAATCCCCCGCTCCACCGGCTGCATAACTCGGGACAAGAATACCTTTTCTCCCATCATCACCTTGTAAATATACACGCCGAGCGGAACGGACAGCCCCACTAGCAGTACGAGAAACAGCAGATCCTGAAGCATCGCCTCTCTCATTTCCCATCACCCCAGAATAAGACATAGAGCAAATACCCAAACATTGCGGCTGCGGCCAGCCCTGCGATTATCACTACCGTCGCCATTTCCGCTCCTCCATTTCGCTTCTCTTTACGAGTTTCATATTACCAGCGGGCGTATAAATACAGTGTTAAGAAACCCGGACGCCGTATAAAGATTTCGTTAAGACTTGGCGGATCGGATCGTCGCGCCGCCAGAGGGTATCGTAGATACCAGTCCTCCCGCCTGGTTCACAGCATGCAGCATATCGGCTTTTCGGCCAGTGTGGCCCTCCATTGGTATCTGTGATAGGCGTCTATGATGGGGGATTGCTGTTCATGACTGGGGTATGGGGGGGATTAAACAGCGAGAGCATGTACAACGGTCCTGATCGTGGCCAAACGGCGAAGGTTCACGAGGAAATTCGACACTTCTTCTCCTTTCCGTAATTGCAGAACTGCATTATAATGGGGCTATGACGAAGAACGTCCCGTTTCACTCAACCGAGTGAGCCGGGGCGTTTTTTATTTTGGGGAGGAAAAAATGGACTTTAACGAAGCCTACCAGCAGTTTATTCATTATCATCTTGCACACCGGACAGGAGAACGCCAATCCAGGTTGAAAAGGGGGCATCTGCGCGCTGAATCGCTGTTTCTGGAAAAGGTCTGGTGGCCTTTGATGGGCCATATGAATAATCTGCATCCGGAGTATGAAGTGTTGGATTGGCGGGGCAGGTCTTATTTTGCCGATTTTGCCTGGCTCCCGGGATACACCAAGCTGATTATAGAAATCAAAGGATTTGGCCCGCATGTGCGCGATATGGACCGAATGAAGTATTGCAATGAATTGAACCGGGAGACCTTTCTGCACGCTATGGGATACCAGGTGATTTCCTTTGCCTATGACGATATCGAACAGCGTCCGCAGTTATGCGTCACCTTGCTGCGCATGGTGCTGAGCCGCTACCGGCCATCGGCTGCTCCCGTCTCCAGAGCGGTGCTTGCCGAAAAAGAGGTACTCCGGCTTGCCATTCACGCCGCCAAACCTCTACGGCCGGTGGATGTCGCCCGGCATTTTGAAGTAGACTCCAAGACGGCTGTTCAAATTCTCAAAAAGCTGTGCGCCAAAGGCTTACTGAACCCTGTCCGTCGTGGCAAAAGTGAACGGGCAGTCAGCTATGAACTGTCTAATGGCGTTCTTGACTATTACCTGTAACGGAAATTCTCCGGCTTAATTCTCATATTTCATCCAAAAAAGTACATTAAGGCGGAAAAACTCCAGCTTATTCTTTCCCCTGCCCCGTAAAGTAGACAAAATAGAGAAATAAACAGGAGTTTTTCCAGTTATTCGAAAATTCTAAAGATTTCC is a genomic window of Paenibacillus durus ATCC 35681 containing:
- the kdpA gene encoding potassium-transporting ATPase subunit KdpA, coding for MREAMLQDLLFLVLLVGLSVPLGVYIYKVMMGEKVFLSRVMQPVERGIYRIIGVREDDDMSPGQYTGAVLIFSGIGLIALFLLLMAQGLLPLNPEHQKAMSWDLAFNTAVSFVTNTNWQAYSGESALSYLTQSLGLTVQNFVSAGMGIAVLFALIRGFIRKSQGTVGNFWKDMVRIHIYVLIPLSAILALLLVSQGVVQTLSPYAHVTNLENSAASIVPLGPAASQIAIKQLGTNGGGFFGMNSAFPLENPTAFSNLLQLLSILLIPASLCVSFGRAVKDRGQGRVIYAAMLILFILCLVGITASEWYGAPLIHGVASSGNMEGKEVVHGVGTSALWAAATTAASNGSVNAMHDSFTPLAGGLLLFLMQLGEIVFGGVGSGLYGMLAFVILTVFIAGLMVGRTPEYLGKKIAPFEMKMVCLIVLAPPLLTLFGTAAAVLMPQAGTWLTNSGAHGFSEILYAFTSLGNNNGSAFGGYAANNAFTNIVGGLVMLMVRYIPMVGVIYLAGSLSGKKSVAAGEGTLSTSSAMFAFLLIAIILLIGALSFLPALALGPIADYFTNRGLS
- the kdpB gene encoding potassium-transporting ATPase subunit KdpB encodes the protein MGENNKQPSILYDALRQSFVKLSPRIQVKNPVMLVVYAGAWFTTLLYLLAFAGIRDEAAGYTLAIALILWFTVLFANFAEAIAEGRGRAQADSLRSARKEVKAKKLKSAANREEYTEVLSDKLLKGDIVLVEAGEQIPMDGEVIEGAASVDESAITGESAPVIRESGGDRSAVTGGTTVVSDWLIIRVTAEAGNSFLDKMIAMVEGASRKKTPNEIALQILLVSLTIIFLVVCASLLPFSSFASRQAGTGAPVSLTNIIALLVCLAPTTIGALLSSIGIAGMSRLNRANVLAMSGRAIEAAGDVDVLLLDKTGTITLGNRQASEFIPVPGVTEEELADSAQLSSLADETPEGRSIVILAKERFGIRGRDLAKLNATFVEFTAKTRMSGIDYQGSEIRKGAADAVKAYVQAKGGVYPQECEEIVKQVATAGGTPLVVARNGRVLGVVHLKDIVKNGVKERFDDLRKMGIKTIMITGDNPMTAAAIAAEAGVDDFLAEATPEAKLALIRDYQSKGHLVAMTGDGTNDAPALAQADVAVAMNTGTQAAKEAGNMVDLDSNPTKLIEIVRIGKQLLMTRGALTTFSVANDVAKYFAIIPVLFFGIYPQLTALNVMGLSSAKSSILSAIIYNAVIIILLIPLSLKGVKYKEMPARKLLQRNIWIYGLGGIAAPFAAIKLIDLLLTACGLA
- the kdpC gene encoding K(+)-transporting ATPase subunit C, whose amino-acid sequence is MKRSFKILRPALLSFIVMTVLCGIIYPGVITALSQSLMPSQANGSLITVKLKDGASRTLGSALIGQPFTEVRYLIGRPMGVSNLSPTSGEQQGKVRERAAWWGSLDPVNKQDIPAELVTASGSGVDPNLSPAAAKYQAARIARARGIPVKTVNEMIDKYTTARFLGVFGEPAVNVLKVNLALDGLL
- a CDS encoding DUF559 domain-containing protein, whose product is MDFNEAYQQFIHYHLAHRTGERQSRLKRGHLRAESLFLEKVWWPLMGHMNNLHPEYEVLDWRGRSYFADFAWLPGYTKLIIEIKGFGPHVRDMDRMKYCNELNRETFLHAMGYQVISFAYDDIEQRPQLCVTLLRMVLSRYRPSAAPVSRAVLAEKEVLRLAIHAAKPLRPVDVARHFEVDSKTAVQILKKLCAKGLLNPVRRGKSERAVSYELSNGVLDYYL